AGCGAGTCCGGATTTCTTCTAACTCTTCCGTGATACAGGAAAGATATACCAGCGGAAGCGAAAAGACATTGCCCATTGAGTTGCGGACCGCTCGCCGTAAATATGGGTCGCAGGATGTTTCGCCGACGAGCAATGCGCTTACGCCGAACGAGGCGCAATTCCGTACAATGACCCCCATGTTCTCCGAATTCATCACCCCGTCCACCGCAATGAAGAAGAATGGCTGCGCCGATGCGGCGATGGCCTCCTGCAGCGTTGTCCTCCCGGGAATTCTCGCCACTGCCATGATTCCTTTGTGCAATGGGAAACCGACGATCGTCTCCATCAATTCCTTCCCGGCAAGGTAGACATCGATTTCTTCGCCTCTTGACTCCAGCAGCGTTCGATATGCTGCAAACCATTCTTCGGTGAGGAGTATCGAAATAATCCGGATCCTGCTTTCAAGCAATCGACGGACCACTTTCTCTCCCTCCGCTACAAAAATGCCCGCCTTCTGATGTTCCAATGGGCGCTTGAGCGTACGGTACGGCTCCAAATACGAGTGGGCGATGGAAGATACTTGATGAATTGTCAATGCCATGAGTCCGTTGTTATGCGCCGACATTGTTGCCTGATAATCATATGGTACGTGAAAATTCCTGTCTTTCAAAGCGATTATGATTCGCAGAATGAAGCGAATATTCACACCACCGGGTGTAGGTTTCCTGTTTTTCTCATTCAATGAGAGATTTACGCTGAAGATGCGAGAATGCAATTTAACCTGAGGGAAGTAAACTAAGTGTTTTCACCCACAAAGTGAATGGGACGATCCCCTCATTTCCTTGCCTTCCCTCACAAAGTTTTGTATATTTTACGTCGAAAATTGCACCCATAGCTCAATCCCGCCAAAGAGCGGCGGGATTGAGCTAAACATATTTGCAGCAGAATTAAGCTTGCACCCATAGCTCAACTGGATAGAGCATCAGACTTCGAATCTGAGGGTTGGGGGTTCGACTCCCTCTGGGTGCACGACAACGCCGATCTTCAACTTCTAAAAATCTACTCTTCTGTGCATAGCGTTGTCGGTCGTGCGCTATCGTCACGAAGTATTTGATGAGAAATTTGATTTATCGGCAGGATATTTTTTTGGGCATTGGTCCACGGTCGGGTCTTTTGACGAGAACTCCTAACAAACTTTCATGAATGCTCCTTCGGCAACTCCAGACAAAGCTGCGGCAAAGCAATGCCTTCTGGCAGCAGACCGCTTTTTGAAGGAGTCCAAATTTCATGAAGCTCGCACAGAGATTGAACGAGCGAAGAAGTTGGATCCGGCGAATGTTTACGTCGTTGCTTTTCTGGACCGCATTAATTATTTCGAAGCGCAGAAAAAAAAGGAGGTGGGGACTTCCGCTCCTCCCCCTGCGGCACCTTCTCCGCAGGCTCAGTCCGCTCCTCCTTCCGCAGCAGCTCCTCCGCTGGCTCAGCCCGTTCCTGCTCATAAGGTAGCGGCGCAGCCCGCCGTACCTTCTCCGCCGAAAGCGGCCGCACCGACCTCCATGGCTTCGGGGACCGCAGTTCCTCCTGCTGCAAAACCGGCACCGGTTGCCGTACCGCCGCCGGCCCCGCCGAAACCTGTGATTCAAGCGCCGCCGCCGGTGCAACCGGCACCTGCCGTTGCCAGCGTTCCATTGGCACCTCCGCCGTTGCAACCGGCACCTGCCGTTGCGAGCGTTCCTTTGCCACCTCCGCCGTTGCAACCGGCACCTGCAGTTGCGAGCGTTCCTTTGCCACCTCCGCTCCCAAAAGCAAAAGAACCGACGCCGGAACCCCCGCCGAGCCCCGCCGAACAAAAAGCGATGGAAGCAACGCTGGAGGAAATGAAGCGGCAGATTCAAATGCTTTCGCATTCGTTGGAGCAGGAAAAGAAGGCGCGCGAGGAAATGACCAACCAGCAGATCGAGGCAAACGTGCGCCAGCTTCGTCATTCATTGGAGAAAGCATGGACGAACGGAGCTCCCAGCGATGGAGAAGCCGAAGAACTTCACAAGCTCGCAATATCGCTTGCCATTCCGGAGAGCGTAGAGCAGTCGCTCCGCCGCGAAGTGAAGCTCAAGATGTACAGCAATGCGGTGAAAGAAGTGATTGCCAAACGTCAGCTCCTGCGAAGTTCCTCTTCAACGTTCGAATGGCTGCGAAAAGTGTATCAGGTGACGATGGAGGAATACCTCGAGTATGAAACAAAATTTCTCCTCGACCTCGTTGCCGACCAGTATAAAGGAACGATTCTGTACGTGTCTCCCAACATCAAGACGAAGGATGAACTGGTGCCGCGGCTCAAAGCGGCGGGGTATGCCGTGGTGCTGTCGGGAACCCCGGAGGAGGCGCTTGAGAAAATTGAAAAAGTCAATCCCAACCTCATCCTCTGTCACACAGAATTCTCCCCCGGAAGCCTGAGCGGAATCAAATTTCTTCATTTGCTGCGCGCCACGGTGAAGTTCAATTTCATTCCCTTTATACTGCTGTGCCAGGAATCCGAGGTCAGTCAGCTCCAATCGTCGGAGCTTCGGCATCACGAAGGATTCTTAAAGAAGCCGGTCGACGTCGATGAGCTCATGATCGCCATGAATGAGAAGCTGGCTCATTTCCGCGATTACGTTTCGTCGCTGAGTTGAAAAAATCTGAACATTGAAAGGACGTGAATATGAGTAAAAAGATCTTGTTGGCTGAAGATGACGAAGACAACCGCGACCTGGTGACCTTTGTGCTGCAGCGGAGCCGGCTCGGCGCGGAGCTCGTCATCGCAGAGAACGGCCAGGAGGCGGTCGACAAAGCGATCGAACATCTGCCGAGCCTGATCCTGATGGACATGCAGATGCCGGTGATGGACGGATGGACAGCGATCCCGATCCTAAAAGGGGATACGCGGACGAAGCACATTCCCATCATCGCTTTCACCGCGCAGGCAAAACCTGAGGATAAGGCGCGGACACTCGAGATCGGCTGTGCGGAGCACTACTCGAAGCCGATGGACCCGGAAGAGCTCATCACCCTCATCCGAAAATATCTCGCGGACCAGCCCGCGTAACGGACGGCGATGGATATTTTCTTTCATAGCATTTACGGTGTCTCATTCTCATTGAGTAGGAGAAGACCATGCTGAAGACAAAATTGTATTGGAGAGTCCTTGCGAATTTCGCGTTCCTCCTCGTCATTTTGACGGCGATGACCCTCCTCACGCTGTACCTTCTTGCCGAGATCGAAAAGAATTTTGGGTCGACGTCGAGCGAGATTCGCACGCTGACGAACGTCGAAAATGTCCGTCACGTGCTGGCAGAAGCTCCCGATCAGGCGAATCTTTACCTCCAAACCGGCGACGAATCCGCAAAGGCATCGTATCAAAATGCGGTGAAGGAATTCGACGATGCCATGTCCGTGGCCAGCAGCAGCGTCACCGACAGCCTTCTCGCCCCGTCGTTTCTAAAAGTGAAGACCCTGACCTACCAGTGGATCCAGGAAATAGGGGATAAGAAAATCAAGCTCGGTACAGATAGAAAAAGCGGCATCAACATCGAGGCGGACGTGGCCTCGGTCGGCAATGCCGAAATAAAGACCCACTACCTGACCGATGCGCGCCTGCTCATCTACGATATGTCGAAACAGCTCTCCTCCGCGCAGGAGCACAACCTCGACCGCGCGACCAATTTAGGCCGGGATCTGGCGACATTTATCGGTCTCGTCAATATCTTGCTGGCTGTCTTTGCGGTGGCGCTCGGGTTCGTTCTGACGCGCCAAATCACGAACCCCGTCCGCGTCCTGAAAGAGGGGACGCAGAATATCATGGCGGGAAAATTCGACCCTATCAATCTCAATCGGTCGGATGAGCTCGGCCAGCTCGCAGCGGACTTCAATAAAATGTCGACGATGCTCGGGAATAACTATACACGGTTGAACGCCTATTCCGAACTCGTCACCGCGCTGAACGCGTACGCCGATCTCAACACCATTCAGTATCGGAGCTTGCAGCTCCTGTGCCATCACGCGAAGGCGACCGTCGGGGCGCTCTATCTGATGAACGAGGAGAACAACCTGCTCGAGCTTTCTGCCGGCTATGCGCTCAAGGAAGGGGGAGCGAACGTGAGGTCGTTCGCGCTGGGCGAAGGAATACCCGGTCAATGTGCCGCGGAGCAGCGCGTGCTGGAGATCAAGAATATCCCGATCCTCTCCGGTTTTTCCGTCGACACCGGACTCGTCGAAGTCGCTCCGTACTCCGTCCTCGCCGTACCGATCGTCTTCCAGGATAAGGTGCTCGGTGTTCTGCTGTTGGGCTCGATGAACCGATTCGACGAGCTGCAGAAAGAGATCATCAACAATTCCGTTCCCCAGCTCGGCGTTGCGATCACGAACGCGAGAAATTTCGATGCGTCCCAAAAATTGACCCGCGAGGTGGCGCAGAAGAACGAGGAATTGAACGCGAAGCACATGGAGCTTGAAAAGGCGTACCGCGTAAAATCCGATTTCCTTGCAAGCATGTCGCACGAGCTACGCACGCCGTTGAACTCGATCATCGGATTCAGCTCGGTGCTGCTCGGCCCCAACGGCGACCCGCTGACGCCCGACCAGCATATGGCGCTGGAAAAAGTTCTACGCAACGGGAAGCATCTGCTCCAGCTCATCAATGATATCCTCGATTTTTCGAAGCTCGAATCGGGGCGCATGACCGTGAACGTCGACGCGGACGACGTGCCGAACGTCGTCGCGAACTCCGTGATGGCCGTCGAAGGACTGCTGAAGGGGAAGGATATCGTGTTGAAGCAGAACATCGGACAGAACCTCCGTCCGCTGCAGACCGATACCCTCAAGGTGAAGCAGATCCTCGTCAACCTCCTGAGCAATGCGGTCAAGTTCACCGAACGGGGGGAGATCGTCGTGACGGTCCTCCAGCAGAACGGCATGGTGTCGTTCTCCGTGAAAGATTCCGGCATCGGCATCGAGCCGAAAAATTTTGGGAAAGTGTTTGAAGAATTTCAGCAGATCGACAACAGCAACACCCGGAAGTACAAGGGAACAGGCCTGGGATTGCCGATCTCGCGGCGCCTTGCACGGATTCTTGGCGGCGACTTAACGGTCGACAGCGAATTCGGCAAAGGTTCGACGTTCACGCTCGCGATTCCGTCTGTCTTCCCCGAAGAGCTGCGCGAAAAATTGGAGAGGCCTGCGCTGCCGACGGTCTCTCGTCCCGCCGCGCCGCCGCCGGCCCCCCCGGCTCCGAAACCGACCGCCCCGATCGTTCCGCCGGCTCCACGCCCGGCGCCGCCCGCTATGGGGACCAGTACCCGCGTGCTCTGCATCGATGA
The Bacteroidota bacterium genome window above contains:
- a CDS encoding response regulator, with amino-acid sequence MLKTKLYWRVLANFAFLLVILTAMTLLTLYLLAEIEKNFGSTSSEIRTLTNVENVRHVLAEAPDQANLYLQTGDESAKASYQNAVKEFDDAMSVASSSVTDSLLAPSFLKVKTLTYQWIQEIGDKKIKLGTDRKSGINIEADVASVGNAEIKTHYLTDARLLIYDMSKQLSSAQEHNLDRATNLGRDLATFIGLVNILLAVFAVALGFVLTRQITNPVRVLKEGTQNIMAGKFDPINLNRSDELGQLAADFNKMSTMLGNNYTRLNAYSELVTALNAYADLNTIQYRSLQLLCHHAKATVGALYLMNEENNLLELSAGYALKEGGANVRSFALGEGIPGQCAAEQRVLEIKNIPILSGFSVDTGLVEVAPYSVLAVPIVFQDKVLGVLLLGSMNRFDELQKEIINNSVPQLGVAITNARNFDASQKLTREVAQKNEELNAKHMELEKAYRVKSDFLASMSHELRTPLNSIIGFSSVLLGPNGDPLTPDQHMALEKVLRNGKHLLQLINDILDFSKLESGRMTVNVDADDVPNVVANSVMAVEGLLKGKDIVLKQNIGQNLRPLQTDTLKVKQILVNLLSNAVKFTERGEIVVTVLQQNGMVSFSVKDSGIGIEPKNFGKVFEEFQQIDNSNTRKYKGTGLGLPISRRLARILGGDLTVDSEFGKGSTFTLAIPSVFPEELREKLERPALPTVSRPAAPPPAPPAPKPTAPIVPPAPRPAPPAMGTSTRVLCIDDDPDVIEILTKYLVPEGYSVVGANSGDEGIKLALEQAPALITLDIMMPKKDGWQVLRELKANDKLKDIPVIIHSIIDNKPLAISLGAIDVIAKPAEPKRLLSLVQRAAGSGEHFVLVVDDNEDFTTAVKGLLQTEGFKVEVANDGPKALEILGKSTPSIIFLDLVMPQMDGFQVIQQLQHNETWKKIPVVVLSGKELTSEEWEKLNAYAKDFVKKAEFTQGTLSNTIKQILRKT
- a CDS encoding RNA methyltransferase, producing MALTIHQVSSIAHSYLEPYRTLKRPLEHQKAGIFVAEGEKVVRRLLESRIRIISILLTEEWFAAYRTLLESRGEEIDVYLAGKELMETIVGFPLHKGIMAVARIPGRTTLQEAIAASAQPFFFIAVDGVMNSENMGVIVRNCASFGVSALLVGETSCDPYLRRAVRNSMGNVFSLPLVYLSCITEELEEIRTRYHVTIVAAHPREKSSEIGSVDFSGNCCVVLGGEGHGISEQVLEASDIQATIPMHAGVDSLNVASASAVIMYEVQRQRELRGR
- a CDS encoding response regulator; the encoded protein is MSKKILLAEDDEDNRDLVTFVLQRSRLGAELVIAENGQEAVDKAIEHLPSLILMDMQMPVMDGWTAIPILKGDTRTKHIPIIAFTAQAKPEDKARTLEIGCAEHYSKPMDPEELITLIRKYLADQPA